Genomic window (Gasterosteus aculeatus chromosome 1, fGasAcu3.hap1.1, whole genome shotgun sequence):
CAAGTAACGAATAGTACTAATCAACGAGTGCCTTCAAGGATATTACAACTCAGAAGCCAAAACCAAACTTATCTTGAAATCATATTCAGGTTGAACAATGAATATGCCCAAAATAGTTTGCCATTAATAATTTACAGAACAATGTGCAAACATAGAAAGCATGTAAGTGATAATAAAACCAGAATGAAAAGCACAAAGGTAAAACAACAGCAGGGGAGCCCGTACACACAACCCGGGACTCTGCCTGGTCCGGTGGCTTTACTTTATGATCCCAGCGTCCGCTCACTGAGGCGTTTCCCTGCCCAGACACAGGGGGAGTGGGGGCGGtaccagaggtcagaggtcaagggtTGCAGTGATCTCGATAACCACCCATCCAGGGTGTGTGAAACTGCACGGCGATGGGTCTAACACACCAAAAAACACCCAGGGCTGTAGCAGAGACAAGAGAGGAATCACATATCAATGCATGTGCAACATTTGAAAGGTAAAGAATTGTGGCTATGACCTGCCACTGACCTGGAGGGAGCGTCCCGTCTGTGTGGGCCTGTGGGCGGAGGTGAGGGCAGGGCCCCCGACCCCTAGCAATTACACTGCTGCTTATTCTGCGTGGTGGTGCCTCTTGGCTGTCGCAGCTGCCTCAACGAAGCGTCTCCATACTGGATACCTGAACCCATCCTCTCCGGGTCCAACTCTCCTTTGGGAGTAACCGCGATGAGTACAGTCAGCGACGAAGACGTAGTAGTGAGACTATAAAAGCTCAGCAACCTTCCGCATGCATGCGAGTGCAGAGATCCTAAACAGTGATGGATGAGCGGTGTACCTGAATCGATCTTGTTGAGGATGATGCGAGCGCACTTCAGGAAACCCTCCTCGACATTCTCTCCCGTCAGAGCGCTAGTCTCTAGGAATATCAGCTCTatgaagattttaaaaaagaaaaaaaatgaacaagaaTGTAGAAAATGTTCGAGATGGAGTGGGGAAGGTGTGGGGTGGCAGAAATTACACGATAGTGCAGAAAATCAGAGTCAGATTTAACATCATGTACCGTTCTCCTGCGCAAAGCGCGACGCTTCCAGGAAGGTCACTTCTCTGTCGGCATCCAGGTCTTTCTTGTTTCCACACAGGATAATCACAATGTTGGGGCTGGCTAGAGTCCGTGCGTCTGTCAGCCAGTTGGTTAGGGCGTTGTACGTCTCCCGACTGTGAGAAGGACAGACAAAGTACGGCAAAGTGGCTGGTTTATTGTCGTGTAAACTCAAGGGTCAAAGTCACAAACACGTTGTACATGTGGCTCTTTAAAGTACTCTTGACTTTGTGTGGTAATTCATTAACTCCCCTTTAAATCTATCAAACGTATGTTTTGCGCAGCTTctcaaaaatgcatttttaggttttttatttacttttcttgGTTATATTATAAATGAGCTTCTTTGTTTATATAAATCTGTGAAACACCAGATTATAAATTCATCAGTTCCTCAGATATATCAGACTGTGTAACACACCTacaaataagaaatgtattaattttttcccctaaaaattaaaaaaaacaaaaacaatatttagttTAGCATTTGAAATACCTGTCAATGTTTAATAAAG
Coding sequences:
- the rab4b gene encoding ras-related protein Rab-4B; the protein is MSETYDFLFKFLVIGSAGTGKSCLLHQFIENKFKQDSNHTIGVEFGSRVVNVAGKTVKLQIWDTAGQERFRSVTRSYYRGAAGALLVYDITSRETYNALTNWLTDARTLASPNIVIILCGNKKDLDADREVTFLEASRFAQENELIFLETSALTGENVEEGFLKCARIILNKIDSGELDPERMGSGIQYGDASLRQLRQPRGTTTQNKQQCNC